GCACGCGTGCCACACAGAACACTTCAGTTCTGCGATGATATTGTTGTGTTCATTtgattgtgtgtatgttagggagggagaggaaccAAAAGAACCAACAAACTAGAAGATCGCACAAATGACGCTATTTGCGGTGTTAGCGTCTTATTAGTTAAACCTAGGACGCAAGTCCGACCGTGGTTAACAAGGGGGTTGGGATTATTTTGATTATTCATGCAATGGCCCAGAGCCATGCATTTTCACACGCAGATGTGTTTCgtctcctttcttcttcttctattacTTCTTTTGCCTGCTTTATACAAACGCATTAATCTAGGGcccaaacaaaccaacgcaACATTCTACTGAAGCCCCATTCTAGAGAGtaaagtgtatgtgtgtatgtgtgtgagtgtgtgtgtgtgtgtttgtttgtttgcattgcTTCATTAGAGTAAACACTTAAACGATGCTTAttgattccatccatccaactaACTAACACGTGTTATCGCGCAAGTGTGGATGAATGGTAACTGTTGGGGCGTTTCATTTTGCTTGATCCACCCCCAGATCAACCAACGGTGTCACGCGGCATGTCTATTATACAAACGCACTCGCGCATCTCTATAGCCCGCCTCTAACTACGACGAGCTCTCAAGTTTTAATGCATAATCTTTGGACTAACAGTGTGATGCGCGCTCAGTCGCGCCAATTTTATACTTTAGTCATTCTCGTCGCATTCGTCGGGTATTCTCTGAGGCTTTCTATCTTACTGCATTGTTAAATAGTATCGCACTACactgctgtttgctttgttactctcctctccacaccgcacaccggtCATTTACAAGTGGTGTCATTTGTGGTTTGCTGTGgatgtattttgttttttttttacaatataCCCGCTGGCTGGTCGCTTTACTTATTGCAAATAAATCTGGCAATCAACACTAGCACGTACGCAAGGTACGCCACAACATAAAATGACCAAAAAGGAACTCGCGGACCATGGTACGTGCAGAGAAAAAGATCAAGGAAAGAGCGAGTCACCATAAAACCGCGGGTGTAACCGCTGGCGGGCGCGCACATACTGgtaaaagaagggaaaagtCGATCCCCTAtttaaatcgaaatcaatactctcgtgctctctttctctcttactaTTTCTCCCTCTATGGTAGCTCTATAGTGTTGAATGCCTTGATAATGTGATACAAAATATATTTActtaaaattatttacacaGCTACACGGAACAGATCGCACCAGACGCGACACGCAGGTTGGTCTCAAAAATCATAGTTTTGCGTACACGCGCACGTCGAATGTTTTGACACGTTTCTGCTAACTgcctcttctcctttctcgcGTCTTCTTCACACACGCCCATCCTATCATGCTGCACCCTTTATCGCATTCGCATTAGCACATACAAACGGGCGCACTGTGCCTGCGCCCATGCGTCTATACATGGTAAATCTAATCCTACTATCACTCGGTTTTACATTCTTCTCGCCTCGGTAGACGCAGTCGAGTGTTGTTAATGACGGAAAATACTTCACGCCTACGACACTGGCACTCTCGCTGCGGCCTCTCTTCCGTTCACAATCAAAACCCACCTTGGAACCGACCGCAACGTCTTTCTCACTGTCGTCTATTAAAAtctgacaaaccaaccaaccaacaccggaAACGGTTACATCAACGGTTGCGTACTTCCACACTGCTCCGTTGTTTTCGtatgttgtatgtgtgtatgtgtgagtgtccGTCCGTCAATTGACTAGACTGAAGCAAACAGGGGGCCCACTCATTTCATTCCATCTCTTTCTATCAGTTTAAAGCTTTCCCAACATTCCAACGAAGTTTAAAAAGGGAGACAAACGGTGTAAACAATAAACGAAGAACAGTCTTGGCAGCAGGGATACgcgtgaaattgaaaagccaccgcaacaacaacccccgTGTTACAAGTTGCCACACCAAGGCCCTCGTCCTTCTCACTCTGCACAATTTAAAATGCCATTATATGAATCATAAGTaaaggcagccaggcagcatTCGATCAATCTCATCTCACGATTAAGCCAAAAAACTAAATTTCTTTCACAAAACGGCCATTATATGACCATTAACTAGCCATGCAAACAGAAACCGAATAACAAATACTCGCGTCTGATCTCGCTTGATGATCGCCGCCCAACGAATCCTGCATACACTGTTATCTCTCATCTGCAGTGGATTTCGTAGCCTTTCTGATCCAACCATGCCCTCTCTCCTACCGTACCGAAGTGATTTTCTTATGCTACAAGATTGTACAAACtagtcgatgatgatgatgcctgatgatgcagatgataaGAGCTTTCTTTGctgtgttgcgtgttgcgcTGAGGATGATTGCCTTGATGGCCTCGAATGGACTCGGGAGGCACTACAgctctactgttgctgctgttgctgttgctgttgtacgGTAGGGCGATCGAATGACCGCCAGTGACTGAACTATAGCTGAGCGGAATCCTGATGCATCAGTGGTGACAGTGGGCCAGCCACCTTTCGGCCACGCTCGTACTCATAATCAACATCCAACGAAAGTCCTAAGATGGTAGAAAGCAAACAGGTGTAAGACGTAATAATAAAGATAAATGCATTGAAATACAATTTCATGAACATTCTACTATCAAGGGTCAACCCATTAAGaggagcgaaaaagaaatgcgaaaagagaagagaatatAATGTGCGAGCTGCGGTGGATACTACTTCTATGAAGTACCCTTTGCCATTGGTTTGCGTTGCGATTGGTTTGAATGCTCGCAAAGGCATGTATAACTAACTCTAGACCACAAATCTActgcgagaaagagagtgaataTATTGAGTATTGCTGCAATGAGACACACTGGCTACTATAATTGGAATGTTTAGAGAAGCAGCACTGCACGAGCTTAAAAGCTGCTGTCTATTCTACAAGATAGAACATACTTCCAACCCACGATGATTCAATAACGATAACCAACAAGGTAGACCCATAGCCTAACTCTCTCAACCTAAGATATCACACTCATTCGGCCAGTGCGTTGATTGCAGTCTGGAAATCTAGCCAAGATTAACATAACATGATAGAAcgggtttttaaaaaaagcGAATTGAAAACGCAAGCTTTACTTTCTATCAACACTGCTGTCTACGAGACGCCAATCGCTTCCGTTAGGCATACGGAGAGTGCTTTGCGAGAACGATAGCGAAATGAATCGGTGATAGTAAAGCAAATTTAACTCACACCTTTTACTACTGTGTTCCCCGTATGAAAGAGTTTTGGTGCAGCCTAATTAAAAGGAGAAGATGCTTTGTGTAGCGAGAAAGCACACGCTGGATAGTGCAGCTGTACAGCGGATAGGAGGATAGTGAGATAAGGTAGTGTACCGAGGAAAGAGACATGTTTTGGAtagttcatcatcatcatcaccaacactcGGGATTATTACTTGTTGTTCAGGCCAACTCAGGGtgttatttttgctttttgtttgcttgtttttgcgAAGCTGTTGGCGTTGTCCCTATCAGCAAATGGAATCAGTCTCCAATCAGAACGGTCAACCTGTCTTGACTCCGATAGCCGCTCTCTAGATGAGGGGGaacaagaaagcaaaaaaaaaagaagagacagagaaagagagagaaaaacaaacgttgGTAAAGGCAAAAGTTCGCGTAACCGGGGCGACACGGTACACACACCGCCACACAAGCCGGTCCGGCAACAACAGATCATGCCTGACGCTCAACCAACAGGGAAACCAAATGAAACAgtcacacagaaacacacgacGTTCACAACACGTAGTGTAGTGTGTGTAGTTAGTCTGGGAGAGGAGAGCTGGACGCCATATATAGGAATCGGGGTTCGATTATTATCGATCGGTAAGTATACTGTTAGTGAAAGTGCAATTAGAGACACGCAATGTAGGACCTGTCACGCAATATCACACACGACGCGCATGACGATATGGACACACGGTTCCGGGGATAATGTTCTGCAGTACAAAGGGTTAGATGGACAGAACGACACCAAACCCAAAcgtaaaaaacgaaaacagaaggaatagaatggatggaatagcTACTTTTCTTCTCACCCGATGGCCGCCTAATGTTATCGCTCGGTGCCTCCGGAATGAAGGCGGCTACGGCAATTGCACAGATTACCATCAGCGCACCGAACACGAACGGTGGGCCCGGCATCAGCTGCGAGTACTCGTCCTCGATACGATGGTGCACCCcaccaatggcaccgccaTGCAGCAACGTTTCATTGCGCACAAACTTTGCATCGGGATTCTCGAAAAGACCACCGCCAGCGACACCGGCTGCCGGACCGAGCCCATTAATGGCACCCGCCGCCACATTGTGCTCGTCGTTCAGGTCAACGTGAAACACGTAGAAGATGACGCCGAACATAGCTGGACCAAGCCCATTGCACAGACCCCGCATCCCTGTAACCATTCCCTGGACCACACCTAAAAaccgagaaaacgaaaacaatgtGTCAGTTCATGAGTCACTTGTCGCAAAGCATCTACACCTGCACTTACCCTGTTGGTCCGGGTTGGAATGTATTGACACGAATGCACTGATCGCGGGATACGTAATTGACGCCAGCGACGCGAGGATACCCGCTGCCCACATCATCCTGGAGAtataaaagggaaaacgaatGAGTAACCGATTCCCTAGGCAAGTATTGCACAACGTACCATGTTTGGCTGCCAAAACCATACCacaacagctgcagcattTCGAACAGTAATCCTATTATTATTGTACGCTTTGCACCAAGTGcccttgagagagagagagagagagagagtgaaagacaGAACCACAAATTAGCCAATGAAGAATGAAatggagagcgaaagagtCCGTGGTAGAACCACCCCGCGCTACTCACTTCATTAGATCGCCTAGGATGACCTGCGCCAGTATACTTAGTATACCGACGACGGCAATGAAGATCGACACATCGATCGAGCTGAAGTGCATCTTTAGCTTCAGGTAGACGAAGATGCACGAATATTGTCCGGCTTCCGGCAGATacgacagcagcaccgtcacaCACTGCATCAGAATCGTTTGATCCAGACCAACCTTACGGAGTGCCTGTGCAATCCAATGAGTAATCAAGCATGTGAGTAAACGGGATGAGAGGATAACGACAGATCGTTCGAAACCTACCGCGAAAGGATCTGCCTGTTCCCAGCTAATCGGTGCACCCCACGAGCTGGGGCGCACCTTCTCCGGTAAGCTTTCCGGCACCGCGACCAGTATAAAGAATACGTCCAGCACGGCGATGGCCGTTGCCAGTGCCACGATCAGTGGCTCCGAGTACTTATCGTTTAGATACGCTCCGAGGGCGGGCGAAATCACCTATAAAAGAAACCCAGAATGAAGAGAGTATAATGGCTCCAATCACGATCAACGATGATAGCGACGCGTTGCCGCCTGGTACTACTTACCAAACTGGCAGCAAATGTGGCCGACACGAGGCCGTAGGCTCGGGATCGATCCTCGACCGTCGTGACGTCGGCAACGTACGCAAAGACGACTGAGAACGTCACCGCAAATACGCCGCTGATTGAGATCATTGCAAAGAACCACCTGCAACGGAACAGAAATGAAGATTTACTTGAACATGAACGCTGTACATTTCCACTTACCATGAGTTGATGGACATGAGCGGTATTGGGGCGCAGGTGAAGAACACCGTGATTAGAAGGAAAAACTTGCGTCCCCACACGTCCGAGAGGGCCCCAATCAGGGGTGCGCTGAGGAATGACAGGATACCCTTGATACCCATTACCAACCCGTTCATCAGGAAGGTGTGATCCGGGAAGGTTTGATTGAGAACCTGCGAGTGcgggagaagagaaaaaaaacatgcaaatcCATTGTACTACCACGGTACACTCCCTTGTTATGTCACTCTCGTCTATGCTATTCCCAACCATCCAGGCTAATATGATTTACAAGCAAGTGTTGTCACAACTACacggtgtttgtttgtcgaaCCGGTAACCATGCGATTGCATAATTCTGGTCAGATACTGCTGCCAGGTAGGCGTAGGCGTACGCAATTTCGCAATGTCGCTGCTCAAAACGGTTAAATAACCTGGACTACACATAACAGGGTAATCAGTCCCATGAGCGAAAATGAGTAACAGAGAAAAACGCGGTTGaaactgctactactactacttcttttACAGTCAAATCCGTAAGAAAGTGACTTAAAATATCCCAAAAGCCCAAATATGATTGATGGCACCATTATGCTTAAATTTTGAAACGGGAAATGCACATGTTACAGTGGGCCAGTTGTTTAGGCCTAGCCGGTCGTCCCAAAACGACGTTTTGATACTTACATTTATGACGGGCATCGTCAGCAGTCCCCAGGCGAAGAATTCCAAAAATATGACTACTAAGGCATGATACACACTTGGTTCCCCGATTCCGGAACTCTGCAAATAGGCAAACGATGTTtcgaagggaagaaaaagagaatgaTGGATTATTAAAAAGCAGCATAAAGGGGAAAGGCATTCTGTAAAgcgcaaatgcaaaacaagaCTCCAACGCTTAATTCTGCCAGCATATTATGcgcaaatgatgatgctgatgttgatgaggaaggCACTTCTCggttgcgtgcgtgtttgtgtgtgtgagaattAATCAAGAAGAGGGAACGATTTCCGCTGGTCATCGAACGATCGGACCTATTCCAATCGGAGAACGACTCACAGGGGACGAATCAATTCATTTTAACGACTCTCCGCTCaatggaaatgttttgttCCGAACCCATTTTAATCGAACACCGTAAGGAGCGCCAAGAGAAAGCGTCAAATGGTACGAGTGTAAGCAACCAATGACCAAACCAAAATCACTATTGATTGACacaaatcgatttcgattaaTAGAAGAGGGAGTGCTGGTGAGCATTTTGTTAACAATTTCGTCCAGCTCAATGGACCGAGCCGTTGTACCACAGAGTGAATAAATATGCTCGATAAACATGAAAGCAATCAGCAACAATAAATTATACATGGCATGGCCGTCGTATGGAGGACAACAACTTCGCGAGGTGGTCAACATCATGTTATTCATGTTCACAGTCCCTACCTCGACCCACCATATCGCACAGCGACGACACCAAATGTGTCTCCTTTCAGCAGCCTTCAACAGAGGCGCTGAACAATGTTTGACCAGATGGTCTGCAATGGTAGCGCGCTGCTAATGGAACGGGCTTCTTTTCCACGAGTACTCGCTAAAACCGAGATTGAGCATCGAGCATTAGCACCATGAGTTTACTGTTTGCTGTATCAATTTCCTGTTTTGATCGAAGTAGTAACTGTTTTCGGCAAGCtacttcaccatcaccggtgaCCTTAATTCGTTTAAAACGGTCGCCACACTCTTGACTTGTTCCTTATTTTTCATGGGGCAAAATAACATAAAACGCAGAAGCAAAACGCAGGTGAGAGATGCGGCAAATAAATGCGACAGTGGTTTGCCCTAAAGGTTTGACCACTTTTTTGGCTatggttgctggtgatgctgggatgctgctggtgctactgcagtTGCCCTACCTTACAGTGATTGaagatcaatcgaagaaagTAGATGAGATTCTTGCTCTGCTTCAGCTGTACCACAGTCACCGTCGGTAGGCCACTGCAGTTGCTGAGAttcgatggcgtcgtcgtgactcgctgatggtgttgcagctgctgctgattgccaccaccattagccATCGCCATTGGCCGATTGCCACTTATGGTACCGTCACCAAGGTCCACCGTGGTTGCTTCGCTGACCGGATTATCCACGATGTGGACACAAGCCATCCCATCTGGTGTCGGCGCTTCTGCTAGTTCACTTCCTCCGCTACAACCATTGCCCAGGTCGAAGCCATTGAGACGCGATTTATTGGAAGAGATGGTTGCCGTCGTAGCGGCCGAGTGTGTCAGCATTGACGAgtcttcatcgtcctcgtcctcatcatcatcatcccgggcGATCGTTGCTTGCCGGCTGGcatcgtcctgctgctgttgctgttggcagAGTCGCAGTTGCTGCCGTACACGTTCTCTTTCCGATGGTTCGATATCGAGCATACGGCaatccggctgctgctggcccatCGGTAACGATCTGTTCCCGGCGATCATCGGTGCACATTCGCCAGGCAGATCGAAACAACTGCTACTGCGGCTATTGCTGATGCTCAGATAGTTGCTATTCTGATCGTCTGTATCAGTGCAGCTATCCTCGGCCACTGGAAGATCCGGTGCTCCTCGGTCCAGTCTGGCTAAAACCGGTTCAATCcggcccccaccaccaccaccaccaccactcacaaACTTGCTTCTATCACAGACATCGGCATCACATGCACTCCCAGCGGATCGCGCTTGGCCGGAAAAGCCACCTCCGGTCCGCTCCTCAACCGAATTTCGCTTCGCAGAATGCTCCATCACTTGTACTATAATCGTTTCCCGTTCTTCGTGCAATTACTCCGCGCCACTGAATTGACTTTCTTCTGacgttttcctctctctctcgctgtctctctccttcttgACCACCTTGTCCACGTTGTGCTACGATTGCCTTCAGTCCctctactcctgctgctgccgctcgtaCTGCTCCCTGCTGCCAACCGGAACGATCGATGTTGTCCTACACCGATCGACACTCGCTAGTTTCATCAGATTCTGCGGTGCGTTGCCAGCGATGCTCGAACACGTGTCTGCAACACACTCCCTCGTACTTCCGCCACTcgttccacaacaacaacaacagcaacaacggtgaTAACAGTGAACACACCGAACAGGGATCATtagaacagcagcacacctgTGTCCCGACCTAGTCTGCGAATGGGCTATATGCTTGCGATCTACTTCGACCTTCGCACAGACGAATGTCTCgcgaaagagtgagaaagTGGACtgtttatcttcttttttccacTCTCGGTGATGATTGCCAAACAGTACGCCAAGCTGGTGCTGATCATTCACCCAAAGAGTGATGCTGGTATGGTGAGATCTCCCGTTTCCCGTAATTTCCCCGGCACAAGCCCCTTCCTGGGAGCCGGTTAACAGGGAAAGGACGTTTCTAAAAGGTTTCTAAAATTAACAACGAACGCCGGTAGcaaccgaccaccaacaacgccacgctcgctcgttcgctcgcttatGTACTTCTCGCGGATTTCTCGCAATTTCGGTCAACCGAGCACGCCAAATGCgatgacggacggacggacggacaatcTCTCTTATCGGTAGGTCCTGCACCCCTCcgccaaggggaggggggggggggcgatggGCGGTATCTAAACTGGCAGCTCTCGTCGGGAGGGGGTATGGTACTCTTCTCGTTCACTTCTGCCTTCTTTGTGGGTTCAGAAAAATAGAAATCTCTTTCAGCAATTCAGACCACCAAATGGAACTCTGTAGGTGGCCAAAAATCATAAGTACATATTACTGTCTCAGTTTCTCGCCCGTTCTTGCGTAACTATTCACTCGATGTATGAGGTATGCGCGTCGCTTCGTGCTCGAGGCTCTTTTCCTTCGTCTACACTGGAGCACGATATTGTGGCTAGCAATCTAATGCAGCAGTTATGGCAGCTTTCGCACGTCGGAGTCCTGCACAGAACGTCGAGACACGATGCAAGATGATTCAGAAAAATATATAGAGatttgcttgcttggttgctCGTTGTTTGGCTCTGCCTCACTTTCAGTCctttaaatcctttttttccgatGACAGCTTTGTACGATTGCTTCTCCTTTctattctttctctctcattcgaAGTCTTCGAGGCGAGGTCGCAAAAAGTATAACAGATGATGGATAAAGCTGAATGCGTTGAACGGCACTTGCGTTCCTgcggtagtggtagtaacTGTGTGTATTTTGATAGGCACTAAATTACGGAAGAAAACTGGGGGTTTTCACGATCGATTGCAGCGTTTCTTGCATAAGTGGAGAAGAGTGTCCAGGGTTATCAAGATGCCCGTTCTCGCGCCTTTGCTTTTGTGTATTTTAAACCACCGACTGTAGCACCCTCTTTCATTAATGGCTGTATGTTCCTTCGCTCCTATATGGTCGGTTTGCTCACCTAGAAGGAGAAAGTATGGGACATATTTTGTGAGGTTTTAATCGATATTCAGTGCGCTCCGAgccagcgagtgagcgagtgaacgAACCAGCGagctagagagaaagagagcgagaatctAGCGACTAGGATGGCAACGGTAGCGCACGGTTACCTTGAAAGCCCTTTTACACTAAAAAAGGGCTCCAAAAAGGTGTAGCTTATAGAAACAAAGTTAAAGTCCACGAGGAATACACATTAAACATCCCCAGATTGGTCGTTCCTCGGAGACAAGCAAGTGCAAATGCAC
This sequence is a window from Anopheles darlingi chromosome 3, idAnoDarlMG_H_01, whole genome shotgun sequence. Protein-coding genes within it:
- the LOC125956478 gene encoding hippocampus abundant transcript 1 protein isoform X2 → MEHSAKRNSVEERTGGGFSGQARSAGSACDADVCDRSKFVSGGGGGGGGRIEPVLARLDRGAPDLPVAEDSCTDTDDQNSNYLSISNSRSSSCFDLPGECAPMIAGNRSLPMGQQQPDCRMLDIEPSERERVRQQLRLCQQQQQQDDASRQATIARDDDDEDEDDEDSSMLTHSAATTATISSNKSRLNGFDLGNGCSGGSELAEAPTPDGMACVHIVDNPVSEATTVDLGDGTISGNRPMAMANGGGNQQQLQHHQRVTTTPSNLSNCSGLPTVTVVQLKQSKNLIYFLRLIFNHCKSSGIGEPSVYHALVVIFLEFFAWGLLTMPVINVLNQTFPDHTFLMNGLVMGIKGILSFLSAPLIGALSDVWGRKFFLLITVFFTCAPIPLMSINSWWFFAMISISGVFAVTFSVVFAYVADVTTVEDRSRAYGLVSATFAASLVISPALGAYLNDKYSEPLIVALATAIAVLDVFFILVAVPESLPEKVRPSSWGAPISWEQADPFAALRKVGLDQTILMQCVTVLLSYLPEAGQYSCIFVYLKLKMHFSSIDVSIFIAVVGILSILAQVILGDLMKALGAKRTIIIGLLFEMLQLLWYGFGSQTWMMWAAGILASLASITYPAISAFVSIHSNPDQQGVVQGMVTGMRGLCNGLGPAMFGVIFYVFHVDLNDEHNVAAGAINGLGPAAGVAGGGLFENPDAKFVRNETLLHGGAIGGVHHRIEDEYSQLMPGPPFVFGALMVICAIAVAAFIPEAPSDNIRRPSGLSLDVDYEYERGRKVAGPLSPLMHQDSAQL
- the LOC125956478 gene encoding hippocampus abundant transcript 1 protein isoform X3, with the protein product MEHSAKRNSVEERTGGGFSGQARSAGSACDADVCDRSKFVSGGGGGGGGRIEPVLARLDRGAPDLPVAEDSCTDTDDQNSNYLSISNSRSSSCFDLPGECAPMIAGNRSLPMGQQQPDCRMLDIEPSERERVRQQLRLCQQQQQQDDASRQATIARDDDDEDEDDEDSSMLTHSAATTATISSNKSRLNGFDLGNGCSGGSELAEAPTPDGMACVHIVDNPVSEATTVDLGDGTISGNRPMAMANGGGNQQQLQHHQRVTTTPSNLSNCSGLPTVTVVQLKQSKNLIYFLRLIFNHCKSSGIGEPSVYHALVVIFLEFFAWGLLTMPVINVLNQTFPDHTFLMNGLVMGIKGILSFLSAPLIGALSDVWGRKFFLLITVFFTCAPIPLMSINSWWFFAMISISGVFAVTFSVVFAYVADVTTVEDRSRAYGLVSATFAASLVISPALGAYLNDKYSEPLIVALATAIAVLDVFFILVAVPESLPEKVRPSSWGAPISWEQADPFAALRKVGLDQTILMQCVTVLLSYLPEAGQYSCIFVYLKLKMHFSSIDVSIFIAVVGILSILAQVILGDLMKALGAKRTIIIGLLFEMLQLLWYGFGSQTWMMWAAGILASLASITYPAISAFVSIHSNPDQQGVVQGMVTGMRGLCNGLGPAMFGVIFYVFHVDLNDEHNVAAGAINGLGPAAGVAGGGLFENPDAKFVRNETLLHGGAIGGVHHRIEDEYSQLMPGPPFVFGALMVICAIAVAAFIPEAPSDNIRRPSGEKKKSGYRSQDRLTVLIGD
- the LOC125956478 gene encoding hippocampus abundant transcript 1 protein isoform X1, which produces MEHSAKRNSVEERTGGGFSGQARSAGSACDADVCDRSKFVSGGGGGGGGRIEPVLARLDRGAPDLPVAEDSCTDTDDQNSNYLSISNSRSSSCFDLPGECAPMIAGNRSLPMGQQQPDCRMLDIEPSERERVRQQLRLCQQQQQQDDASRQATIARDDDDEDEDDEDSSMLTHSAATTATISSNKSRLNGFDLGNGCSGGSELAEAPTPDGMACVHIVDNPVSEATTVDLGDGTISGNRPMAMANGGGNQQQLQHHQRVTTTPSNLSNCSGLPTVTVVQLKQSKNLIYFLRLIFNHCKSSGIGEPSVYHALVVIFLEFFAWGLLTMPVINVLNQTFPDHTFLMNGLVMGIKGILSFLSAPLIGALSDVWGRKFFLLITVFFTCAPIPLMSINSWWFFAMISISGVFAVTFSVVFAYVADVTTVEDRSRAYGLVSATFAASLVISPALGAYLNDKYSEPLIVALATAIAVLDVFFILVAVPESLPEKVRPSSWGAPISWEQADPFAALRKVGLDQTILMQCVTVLLSYLPEAGQYSCIFVYLKLKMHFSSIDVSIFIAVVGILSILAQVILGDLMKALGAKRTIIIGLLFEMLQLLWYGFGSQTWMMWAAGILASLASITYPAISAFVSIHSNPDQQGVVQGMVTGMRGLCNGLGPAMFGVIFYVFHVDLNDEHNVAAGAINGLGPAAGVAGGGLFENPDAKFVRNETLLHGGAIGGVHHRIEDEYSQLMPGPPFVFGALMVICAIAVAAFIPEAPSDNIRRPSGEKKRLSLDVDYEYERGRKVAGPLSPLMHQDSAQL
- the LOC125956478 gene encoding hippocampus abundant transcript 1 protein isoform X4, giving the protein MEHSAKRNSVEERTGGGFSGQARSAGSACDADVCDRSKFVSGGGGGGGGRIEPVLARLDRGAPDLPVAEDSCTDTDDQNSNYLSISNSRSSSCFDLPGECAPMIAGNRSLPMGQQQPDCRMLDIEPSERERVRQQLRLCQQQQQQDDASRQATIARDDDDEDEDDEDSSMLTHSAATTATISSNKSRLNGFDLGNGCSGGSELAEAPTPDGMACVHIVDNPVSEATTVDLGDGTISGNRPMAMANGGGNQQQLQHHQRVTTTPSNLSNCSGLPTVTVVQLKQSKNLIYFLRLIFNHCKSSGIGEPSVYHALVVIFLEFFAWGLLTMPVINVLNQTFPDHTFLMNGLVMGIKGILSFLSAPLIGALSDVWGRKFFLLITVFFTCAPIPLMSINSWWFFAMISISGVFAVTFSVVFAYVADVTTVEDRSRAYGLVSATFAASLVISPALGAYLNDKYSEPLIVALATAIAVLDVFFILVAVPESLPEKVRPSSWGAPISWEQADPFAALRKVGLDQTILMQCVTVLLSYLPEAGQYSCIFVYLKLKMHFSSIDVSIFIAVVGILSILAQVILGDLMKALGAKRTIIIGLLFEMLQLLWYGFGSQTWMMWAAGILASLASITYPAISAFVSIHSNPDQQGVVQGMVTGMRGLCNGLGPAMFGVIFYVFHVDLNDEHNVAAGAINGLGPAAGVAGGGLFENPDAKFVRNETLLHGGAIGGVHHRIEDEYSQLMPGPPFVFGALMVICAIAVAAFIPEAPSDNIRRPSESGYRSQDRLTVLIGD
- the LOC125956478 gene encoding hippocampus abundant transcript 1 protein isoform X5 — protein: MTKKSLRKPIMVLRSRKTAIIKDGVITSSGIGEPSVYHALVVIFLEFFAWGLLTMPVINVLNQTFPDHTFLMNGLVMGIKGILSFLSAPLIGALSDVWGRKFFLLITVFFTCAPIPLMSINSWWFFAMISISGVFAVTFSVVFAYVADVTTVEDRSRAYGLVSATFAASLVISPALGAYLNDKYSEPLIVALATAIAVLDVFFILVAVPESLPEKVRPSSWGAPISWEQADPFAALRKVGLDQTILMQCVTVLLSYLPEAGQYSCIFVYLKLKMHFSSIDVSIFIAVVGILSILAQVILGDLMKALGAKRTIIIGLLFEMLQLLWYGFGSQTWMMWAAGILASLASITYPAISAFVSIHSNPDQQGVVQGMVTGMRGLCNGLGPAMFGVIFYVFHVDLNDEHNVAAGAINGLGPAAGVAGGGLFENPDAKFVRNETLLHGGAIGGVHHRIEDEYSQLMPGPPFVFGALMVICAIAVAAFIPEAPSDNIRRPSGEKKRLSLDVDYEYERGRKVAGPLSPLMHQDSAQL